AGTATTTGAATTCTTCTGTATTCCTGCTCCTGTACGCATGATGCGGGATTATAATTTGTTGGACTATATATTTAGGGAGTGTAGCTAGGAGATTGCGACGGAGGTGGCAGGTTTTGTGTCGGTGGGCTGTAGGAAGCTGCTGGACGCGTGACATCACTTATCGAGTCACACACAGTGACCCATGGTGGTGGATCAAAGTTGAAATTCAAGAAGGTTGGTGCGGCTGCAGTTATCCGACGATTGGGCGAGAGCGGAGCAACAGAGGAGGCTGGCCAAGGGTATGGCCGCGGATAACACATCTTGCTCGATTTCCCCAATGACCCAAGGTTGGTTGCATCCTGCATGACCTCATGTTGTTCATGAGAGTTTTGTGATGCtattttttttagaaattttttGTGACCATAACTCATGAGACATTTGACGTGATACTATATGGTTGTAAAATGTAAATGCTATCTGCAATGCAGAACAAACAGACTGAACATGCCAAGAACGTGCAGTTCAGTCCGTCAGTGTAACACCTTTCTTTTTGTTTCATGCAGTAGAACTTTTGTATAGGGGGTGAGGTAATAGTGTGCTTACCCAAAAAATCAGAGAGAGGCTGCTCAACTGTTAACGCTGTACATATGCAGCCTCACCATTCTTCGTGCAACCAAAGAAGAAGTGCATAGTTATAGTTATAGGGCATAATCTGTAGTTagttctctttttttttttgcttgttttttgtggACGAGTGCGTGTGATGTGGAAGTGCTTTGTATACATACATGAAAGAATGGTGTTGCCTGCTGTTGAGAAGTTGGGACGTATCCAGTTTCCGAAAGCCCGAAACTTCACTTGGTACGTACTACTGGCTCAGCGACAGCTGCTACCTTTCACAAAGCCTTAAAAGCTTCTGCCATGCCCATGCATCATGATCTACTATGAGAGTCGGTTGATACTTGGTAGCCACTTCAGGCCTCAGCTCTGAATATTTTCAGGAAACACAGCTCAACTCTCCCTCTGAAGTCTAGCCTACAAGTTTCTTGAGAGAAGGAGGCAATCTCTGCACCCACCAACTGAACCAAAGGCTGTGGTTAGCCAAGTGCAAGCGGAACCAACTTGGCAAGCTAAAAACTCAAGGCCTCAGCTCTGAATAGAAGATTTGGCATTCGTACGGAAAACTAACTTGGGTTTGTGATTTATAGGTTCCAAAAAAAAACTTGGGCTTGTGATTTGGCAAGGTGCGGAAGATTGGAGAGGGGCGCCGCGTGAGCAGTTAGGCTAGGTCAAATCTGGTGGACTGCCTACCTAGCGAcagatttggtcaaaatttggtgcgaattagtttttttttttttttgcgaaactgCGGATTAGTTTAGTTGCATCTAGTCTATCTACCTAGTATAGAGGATAAAGAGCAGTTGTGGCTAAGTTGGGTTTGGCTAATCTCACTGAACTCGCTCCAATGATCAAGCGTTTAGAGCATTTCTAGTAGTACCCCTAAACCTTTAAATCTGTAAAAATAACTGTTTTTTTATAGTTTGGACAAAAAAAGGTGCGTAGATTAGATCCCTTAAACCCTTAGACCCTCAAATATTTTTAGAGGCCCAACCCGAAAACACATCTCCAATCTGTAGAAGTGAAGGTTTGGGAGGAAAACAGGGGTCGACCTGCAATCCTAGCAACGACGCGCGGGAGGGAAGTTTCATCCTCCCcaacctccgcgccgccgccgccgccgcgcggatCCGGCCGCCCGCCGCCGTCCCGCCGGTGCCTCACGCCTCGGCCGCGTCCATCCCCGGCCCCGGACGGTTGCGCCTCCTCTCCGCGCGGATCGCCGCCCCTGCCCGCCCTCCGCCGCCAGAGGTGATGCGCCGCGCCGTCCCTTCGTCACCGTCGCAGCCCGCAGCGAGCAGGGCGAGGCGAGCGGCCGCGCGCGCGGCTCAGCGTGAGGAGGGCGCGGACGTCGGCCACGGTAGCAGGCACTCAGCAAGCTGGTCTCGGCAGAGAAGAAATCATAGGCCACGTCTCAATGCTGTTGCCTGCTGTTCGTATGAATTTCTTCGTGCCCCCCTTGCTTGGAGCTTAATTTTAGTCCGGCGTCGGTGTTTGCCACTCTTTGCATCGCGCGGCGCATGCCCACGAGCTGTTTGATGCTTTGCGTCAATGAGTTCGAGCAGGCCTAGTTCTTGGTTCATCCACATGTTTATGAAAAGCAATATGTTTCTTGTGTCAGGAGGTTTTCGAGAAATGATCAAGGTATACATTCACTAATCAGTTGCACTAACGGTACTTTTGAAGTATCAGAACAAGGTCAAATTTGTCTGTCCTTATAAAATCGTCAAACTTTGATAATTGCTATATTTGTATGTCACACCAAGCTTTACTTTTAGCATATCTATAGTTTGAAGACAGACATTGGTGCTAAAATTTTCATCTATATTATCTGTTGGACCATTAAACAAGGACATGTttcttctttagatctaaaaacattgtaatttgattaatgttGGACCATTCGGTGGTGTAATAATAACtagaatgattattgttttatgtTAAATGTGATGGAATTTGTGGTATGTCATATGATGAAATGTGATGAAATGTGTGATATGTGAAATGACAGTTTTAAAGGTTGGGGgtgaggcaaagactagaaccctcaaatccaacccttaaagcagtttaagggttggatttgagggttctagtatttgcccctgtttttcaacccttaaGAGTGTCAAAAAATGGCACTTCTCACCCCTTAAAACTGCTTTAGGGCTCCTTTGGTTCAAAGGATTTGCATAGGAATTTTGAAGGATtaaaatccttaggaatttttcctatgttgTTTGTTTGATTCATAGGTTTGAATCCTATAGAAATTTTTTCTAAGGAATTTTTTGTACTACTTCCCATAGGATTTCtagcatccactcaaacctctttgaaagaatccttTGTTTTTCCTATGATGCAATCAAACAGCCGAAAATCCTATATGATTGAGATGAGTATGACATTTTAATTCTATATTTTTCCTATTCCCATGTTTTTACAATcccacgaatcaaagaggcccttaaggATTTGAGGGTTTTAgagttctactagtaatgctcttagtATGTTGTGGTCTACTATCCCTCAAAACTTTTGGTTTCGTTAAAGGAAGTCGTCAATGGGTTGAGTTGGAACTTGAGTCTAGACCGTTCCTACCAACTGGAAAGTGAGACTTGTCGGAGTAGTCTGCACTGCACGCCCAGATAATGTACTActcctggagtacgtattgaaaatTCATGTCTTCTTTTGGAGCGTACGTGCCGTGCGAAACATGCCCATCAAATTTCGCGGGTAAGGTTACAACCAGAAGGGCGGTCTAAATCATCCTCCCTCTTCCGACTAGGAACGTATACAATGGACGGACAAGAGCGGAAGAATCTTTCACGTTCACGGTGTGTCGACGCACGCGGCGTGGACGGGCCTCGGATCGCGGCGCGGCGCGATCGAGCTACGCGTGCGCGACAGCCACGGGCTCCGAGCTCTCCCGCCGCCGCGATGAGGCTGAGGGTGACTGGCGGGAGAAAAGCCGAGATGCCGTTGGAATCTGGTGCTCGGCAGCAGCATGCGCCGCGTGCGTGCTGCTCTGCTCGGCGGCTTCCGCCTGACACGCGGTGGCGTCTTGGGGGTCTGGGCCATTGCCGTGCCGGCGTATTCTCCGCTCAACACGCAGAGATGCAACAGCGTTCCTCTTGCATGAAAATAAGTCCTGTAGTGTATAGCATTAGCCGCAAATGGACAAGGGACAGCGCGATCCCATGAGGGACTTCGCGCTAGGCGAACGTTTGCTCGCATATCTTCCGTTCAACAAGCGAGGTGCAACAATGGTCCTCTTGCATGCATGAAAATATACCAGCATCAAAGCCGCCAATGGAAAAGGGACAAGGCGGCGTCAGCCAGCCTAACCAGCGATATCAATCAATGTATGTCTCGATGGGTCGCTGCAGCCTGCAAACGATCCTTTGCGCTAGGCGGCACGTCTCCATGTTCCATCTTGGCTTTCCGTACTCTTTTTGCGGTTGCCACAAGCTATTCTGTCACGAGAAAGTCCGTATGTATGAATCGACCTGCACTGAATCTAGCGCCACACACGCCCTCTCCAATTCCTCACCCGTTCGCTTCTCTTCTCGGCTCAAGTGAACCACCCACTGCACGCCACTGCCAATCTTGTTCATTCGTACCGGGACACGTATGGACAGATCCGCCACCCAGCAGGCCCACTCACGGAGTGGGAAAGTTATACATACTGTACGTACACTAGCACCAGAAACAACCAAATGTCCTGTGGGGAATACAAAAGTGAAAGAACTCTGCATTCGCTTTCCCCGGCCTTGAAGAAACAAATTCAGTGTACTTGACGCCTGCTGCCCGTGTCACCTCCTTTCTAGAGAGATCATGCTTCCACTCACTGGCAGAAACATTTTCTATCTTCccggcttctgcttctgcttcaccAACCACCACCACCGGGACACCTCTCCCGGCTATCACAAAAACAGGCCATGGCTAAATGGCCCCATAAAACAAGTGGGTGATGATGATCATCAACACAGCATATGCCACAACAAGTGTACTTCAGACCAAAACGTACCAAAATGCACGCACAACAAGTACCCAAGTATGCATCGACCGGCATCACCTCTCTCATTCCAGTATATAATAACTAATATAATGTGCAGCAGTACTATACACACACATCtatcaatcatcatcatcatcatacaaAAAGAAACAGAGAGACGAAGGCCACTAAGGCCCGGCCCTAACCTACATAGCATCTGCCAATCCATGCTCACACACACGCAGCTCAGCTCAACACAGCCCACAGACTCCGGCCACCGAGAAAGAATCACATCACATCGCATCACATGGGCAGATggccgttgttgttgttggaggCGCCGCCGTTGTAGGCCTTGTCCTCCGTCTTCCTCCTCTTGAGCACGATGGCCCAGGTGATCACCTCCAGCGCCACCGCGACGCCGCCCAGGATGCCGATGGCGATGATGTAGCCCGTCTTCCACTTCTGCGCCACGTCCAGGATGCTCATGCCCTTGAAGATGTTGACGATGCCCAGGATGATGATGGTGTAGCCCACCGAGTGGTGGTACACGTTCCAGTACACCCGCAGCTTGTGATCCTTCTTCGGCCTCAGGAACAGCGCAAAGATCTATTGCACAAGAAAGAAATGGTCACAGCATTAGTAAGCTCTGCTCAGCTAGGCAACTGGCATTGCACAAAAATGCTTCAATTTTAGCAGATGATAGAGAGAGGAATTGGGAATGTGGAGATCATCTACCTGAACGGTACCGAGAGCAAATACGGCGATCCCGATGTTCCTGTGAAGCGAGTAGGTGATTCCCTTGGACAGATTTCCTAGATGAATGCCGGTGGCCCAGCCAGACACTCCCACAGCATACCCGATCAGCTGGCAAGCAACGTGAAGGTAGAACCAGGCAGGGTCGGCTGATTTGAATGTCTTGAGGTATCTAGCAACTATGCCTCCCATTGGCAGAAGAATCCCCCAGCTCACAGCATTCAGAATTCCATGGGTCTGCACAGAAAAAAAAACAGGGGTAAGGATGACAATGTTTTGATAAAATTAGTACTCCTACTTCAGTATGCTCTGTTTTATACTTCCATCTCAATGCCATGAATGAACAAGCAAATGTAGCTATCAACAATTAGACTGATCAAAGGGTAAAGTCCACCAAGGCAGGAAGAAATCTACTGGCTAGGCTTGGAAATATCAGCTCCAGTGTGTAAATTTTCAAAGTGCATGGAACAGACAAAACCATGTGACACACAGAGTCAACTTTACGAGGAAATCATACAGCTGATGTGTGTTCAGATACAAGTCAACTCAAACCAACCGGGGCACTAGAGTTGAAATCTTCCATATGCATGTGAGATTTCACATGGCAAACAGGCACAGTTTTCTTGTGAGGTGTCCGTTAGAAGCATACAAAATTGATTGTATTTCCATGTTGTTGCCACTAGTTCATGTGGTTTACTCCTGTTTAAACATTGCAGTAAACCGCTTCGACAGCTACAGTTACTCGCTCGTAGAAAAGTTGGATACTAAAAAAAATTAGAGCTTATGTTAAAAGGTGAAAATTGTCCCCATTACTTTGCCAGCAATTCAAGTTTTTTCTGTATAGAATATCTCTCCTCGTCCAATTTTAGTTTGCGTTACGATTGCCAAATTGAAGCGTTCGAAAGGAAGGAAAAACTTGAGCATGGAGACATAAATGTGGAATCAAATGAATAAATTCCGGGGTAGAGTGCTCACATTTTTCTTCCTGAGGATGCTGCCTCCGCTGACGGCTGTGGTCGCCCCCGTGACGAGGTTGAGCTTCCCCTTGGCCCCCATGTTGGCGGCGGCCATGGCGTGTATGCCGATGCTCCCGCCCGACGCCGGTCCCACCTGCCAGACCTGGTTCACCTCCCCGGTGCCGTTCTGGAGCGC
This portion of the Triticum dicoccoides isolate Atlit2015 ecotype Zavitan chromosome 7A, WEW_v2.0, whole genome shotgun sequence genome encodes:
- the LOC119329095 gene encoding cytochrome b561 and DOMON domain-containing protein At4g12980-like; the protein is MSVTRVLALLVAAALVAAAPARVGAAGACAAERFSKNRVYAACTDLPTLGASVHWTYDPAASSLSVAFVAAPPSSGGWVAWGLNPSGDGMSGTQALVASPTGSGGAYGVQTFDIQGTSLGSPGPIAYKTSDLAAEVGADGRVQMFGKLALQNGTGEVNQVWQVGPASGGSIGIHAMAAANMGAKGKLNLVTGATTAVSGGSILRKKNTHGILNAVSWGILLPMGGIVARYLKTFKSADPAWFYLHVACQLIGYAVGVSGWATGIHLGNLSKGITYSLHRNIGIAVFALGTVQIFALFLRPKKDHKLRVYWNVYHHSVGYTIIILGIVNIFKGMSILDVAQKWKTGYIIAIGILGGVAVALEVITWAIVLKRRKTEDKAYNGGASNNNNGHLPM